A genomic segment from Malus domestica chromosome 05, GDT2T_hap1 encodes:
- the LOC103432737 gene encoding uncharacterized protein isoform X1, producing the protein MGGQFRIGEQEPREMDFHAMKRKQLQSLCKQHGIPANLKNTEMASRLTLLLKEDEESIEPVCKDIEENEGEIDSDLRAKKVKTVTFSPENETFYFVGTDKDSDSDCNYNPKKKQPRKRKTMTVKQVSEKNKHVEVFEDSEGLELSVDINIVEKRGRATRSRVQKSVEGGAEAVFSPLHRKKKTKTGVEKVDICDKPPLEVEVNERLDGNTESANLSHGLIRRQLRSRVVVSEDGGNLKALRKSLAPKGLKKTKENEGSHGVLLPNETSEDTVPARKGNATKVKVSSVLNEEPVKIDLGGRITRSWTQVEGKSSGVESKTDSLKVQEVGQEVLQLEETFQGKNQKSLRRKSAALLKKSVDSDNNAGESIGSFQNIRRSKRNLARDGDSVCGQLIETKFVGRRKMPKMEFVGKLSGQEECKVVPQLEEPSKGPSTTSRRRFSVVQKGKELAKGDTRKRPRNTDLERASKVEQSVETIEQGVVLLPNGPLRRSRRKTTLFPSTDSDDMKLRNHEAVGTVKQSTELVAVKYSNVTKPVRRSSRNGSEKFITEAFDDKGEISGGVKNDGFVKKIQEPTLENGSSYIVNDPSSKGPQSQSSRNASKRDFVAVTEVIGIAAGNNTKTESRVPIIAEEVLSTNLNSPLEEKVEKDIDAGLYIPESAGFENDVGSSSSSKEIVQNSSKKRNESTKRRESFAKGQPSCFEVSSLYPDKDKALEILAHMKENHPSESARFQGISQVQMAQDVAINTVDSVMVDDVINDNTAAGYLDDRSCPSLNRGDTGHDNFVKQNPVDCPYKPINGGSSKFTCLGDGQSPTSKPDCEGECSKLLDLETDESLTVETINQRNDGVDEKPISKFESFSKSFEENEKPISDGEPVCTDSDGNTAEASAETIREFYQDGIVASDTAVTLPAFLLVKKAGCVDGNQFEARVTTVGESNINCIGREDFPSYANEHPDEVTSSKKVMLPCAHERANAFVREDNESFKALDFEQIVVEEYASEGIERNSKLDDGVLDKTDCQVAEDKQEVFVESNENVSGNIKEKHGHDLSGGDRTSPIALEESIMDKVGSDSKTEDTAGELVQNFSSFELPHVMSKVGDQLQDKFKLPVEGINLHERDEALVHGDQNLSFNLVGVLEEHTLQARTKVFSNPESSMVAMIGETESGSISSSDFAKMQDVNENEYEVPSSTAVSVDSEVLQSVLQLDQVTCGNPDIHKKASEVKKRRPSLASEDSMYTNDNANKDSSGVLEEHAVAASVRGCSNHESSTDSKVDERQSGSISNFDLAKMQDVNDNKSQGPSKMLLSVDSEVLKKDASLEMKRCTSFSSNDCIHMDDNTNMDGNAGILDSAVNYGSANSKTESNLDNVGDCLVGGELIHRSSWGHGIILSNDIESDRVPQIEAGLAGTNEIADTYSIRKVKLSADNYCAKPQMRSGNDSLDEGTTFQEDNAVLESKAETGIVEKAYLDTMNSTNVDINATFRENAEGLPDFQKDNRALMHAVESEIFTRWEMNTVFGNAEQDEAKKPDEKQLANAPLTEERILEVNERCREQDTASAIIQEYIDREKAMDEYFEVKSSIDSTCKAIFTEASRTGDSVYAGLDKCRNSGVEEGACVMTSGSEGSDMAFTERMVEFYKNVPALGVCIDVANGRSNEVSETPLQLDEFNFGSVGELDKRASVASGDSISTDDETAERIANVGKMEVKSSCKECPFRTDNSEADGTEFLYGHRNGEVGSNEVDIRTVREIIGIQNVDDATKLVELMSDGGNLSEERNSLDVNSFSVISSSMDSFGPDNGPEKQGENFGMEERVSVDSPVTASHEDTDLELNVGSPMFTSLEIKEIFHGDKIDGTVKSDPEMPNVNSMIEDGSDVKKRKESDVGTAQVVAGQHDNPKRIFEEIEELKPARKKDTQCHADSPISDFSSCGDGTRDECQDLDAVLIKDNKGSEDVKEEEEKVLEIPLVFVEQRDNLGQKMGEEVPKSTYTPVSDENASVNEIPKEKDDETGSIEYSRVHRSTGKISTDSKISGINSCPFDVPAPRSDLNPDVEGTVDQEPTYASSALREGDSISADDKTTERIENFRKMDSESSSNVIHFDSQEQFNFDASGNDPERRNLPMQGDKFGIAERVSADSPAIASSHENEASKLNVAAPLFTSFEMEFFQDDNIDIILKSDPEMSNVNSMIEDHKDVKKGKESDVGTAPVAAGQHGDPVRNLEEVKELRSAQKMDSNCHADSPITDFSSCVVLGLINANEAGEDVKEKIENVQGTAQVSAEQRGDGRERMAEEVRGSTLSPMSDEITFVGGLKEEGDETGDIDAKMSGISYGPFDILAASDPNPVVDDSVDQCLASPYFVSKQDKSGSPKKECWKQDMKDSKIVSCAARLEKKENLIPSTPMSVVNTLYMKENFRSTKVDRFTKSAAETLKPRRALEDLGKK; encoded by the exons ATGGGAGGCCAATTTCGCATTGGCGAACAAGAACCG AGAGAGATGGATTTCCATGCGATGAAGAGGAAGCAACTTCAATCACTTTGTAAACAGCACGGGATTCCTGCAAATTTGAAGAACACTGAAATGGCCAGCAGGCTCACTTTGCTTCTCAAG GAAGATGAAGAATCCATTGAGCCAGTCTGTAAAGATATAGAAGAAAATGAAGGGGAAATTGATTCTGACCTTCGGGCAAAGAAGGTGAAGACAGTGACCTTCAGTCCAGAAAATGAAACTTTTTACTTTGTGGGTACGGATAAAGACTCGGATTCGGATTGCAATTACAATCCAAAGAAGAAACAGCCGCGAAAGAGGAAGACAATGACTGTCAAGCAGGTGTCAGAGAAGAATAAGCATGTTGAGGTTTTCGAAGATTCTGAAGGACTTGAATTATCGGTTGATATAAATATTGTTGAAAAACGAGGTAGAGCTACAAGGTCTAGGGTGCAAAAATCGGTTGAAGGAGgtgcagaagcagttttttcaCCTCTTCacagaaagaagaaaacaaaaactgggGTGGAGAAGGTTGATATTTGTGATAAACCACCTCTGGAAGTTGAGGTAAATGAAAGACTTGATGGTAATACAGAAAGTGCAAATTTGAGTCATGGGTTGATTCGAAGACAGTTGAGAAGCAGGGTGGTGGTGAGTGAAGATGGTGGAAATTTGAAGGCTTTGAGGAAGAGTCTAGCGCCAAAGGGTTTGAAGAAAACCAAGGAAAATGAAGGCAGTCATGGGGTTCTTTTACCAAATGAGACTTCAGAAGACACTGTTCCTGCAAGAAAAGGAAATGCGACTAAGGTCAAAGTCTCAAGTGTTTTGAATGAGGAACCAGTAAAAATTGATCTTGGTGGTAGGATCACacgctcgtggactcaggtggAAGGGAAGAGTTCAGGAGTTGAAAGTAAAACAGATAGTCTCAAGGTTCAGGAAGTGGGTCAAGAAGTTCTTCAACttgaagaaacctttcagggcAAAAATCAGAAGTCACTGAGGCGGAAGTCTGCTGCACTTCTGAAGAAGAGTGTGGACAGTGATAACAATGCTGGCGAATCTATTGGATCTTTTCAGAACATAAGGAGGTCCAAACGGAACTTAGCTAGGGATGGAGACTCTGTATGTGGGCAATTGATAGAAACTAAATTTGTTGGTAGGAGAAAGATGCCTAAAATGGAGTTTGTGGGAAAATTGTCAGGCCAAGAAGAATGCAAAGTGGTTCCTCAACTTGAAGAACCATCAAAGGGCCCAAGTACAACGTCGAGGCGGAGATTTTCTGTGGTCCAGAAGGGCAAGGAATTGGCAAAAGGTGATACCAGAAAACGGCCAAGGAATACAGATTTGGAAAGAGCTTCCAAAGTTGAGCAAAGTGTAGAAACAATAGAACAAGGTGTTGTTCTCCTACCCAATGGTCCTTTAAGGAGGTCCAGACGCAAGACTACATTGTTTCCCTCTACTGATTCTGATGATATGAAGCTGAGAAATCATGAAGCCGTTGGAACAGTGAAGCAATCAACAGAATTAGTTGCTGTAAAATATTCTAATGTTACTAAGCCTGTAAGGCGGTCCAGTAGGAATGGTAGTGAAAAGTTTATAACAGAAGCCTTTGATGACAAGGGTGAAATTTCTGGTGGTGTTAAAAATGATGGGTTTGTGAAGAAAATTCAAGAGCCAACATTGGAAAACGGAAGTTCATATATTGTAAATGACCCTTCAAGTAAAGGGCCCCAAAGTCAATCCTCACGTAATGCATCCAAACGTGACTTTGTTGCAGTTACAGAAGTCATTGGTATAGCTGCTGGAAATAATACAAAAACTGAATCTAGGGTTCCAATTATAGCGGAGGAGGTTTTGTCTACTAATCTCAATTCACCCCTTgaagaaaaagttgaaaaagatataGATGCTGGGTTGTATATTCCGGAATCTGCAGGATTTGAGAATGATGTTGGTTCTTCTAGCTCCAGCAAAGAAATTGTACAAAATTCAAGCAAGAAGAGGAATGAATCAACCAAGAGGAGGGAATCGTTTGCAAAGGGGCAGCCTTCCTGTTTTGAAGTGTCTTCTCTATATCCTGACAAGGATAAAGCACTGGAAATCTTAGCGCATATGAAGGAAAATCATCCCTCAGAATCTGCAAGATTTCAAGGTATATCTCAAGTCCAAATGGCACAGGATGTAGCAATTAATACAGTGGACAGTGTTATGGTGGATGATGTCATCAATGATAACACTGCTGCAGGTTATTTGGATGATCGTTCTTGTCCATCATTGAACAGAGGTGATACTGGTCATGATAACTTCGTTAAACAAAACCCAGTAGACTGTCCATATAAGCCCATCAATGGGGGTTCTTCCAAATTTACCTGTCTTGGTGATGGTCAATCACCTACATCTAAACCAGATTGTGAAG GTGAATGTTCCAAGCTATTGGACTTGGAAACAGACGAGTCGTTGACTGTTGAGACGATAAACCAAAGAAATGATGGAGTGGATGAAAAACCCATAAGCAAATTTGAGTCATTCTCTAAAAGctttgaagaaaatgaaaaacctATAAGCGATGGCGAGCCAGTCTGTACGGATTCAGACGGCAATACTGCGGAAGCTAGTGCAGAGACAATTAGAGAATTCTATCAGGATGGAATCGTGGCCAGTGATACTGCAGTAACTTTACCAGCATTTTTATTAGTAAAGAAAG CTGGATGTGTAGATGGGAATCAGTTTGAAGCTCGAGTTACTACTGTAGGAGAAAGCAATATAAATTGTATTGGAAGGGAAGACTTTCCTAGTTATGCGAATGAACACCCTGATGAAGTAACTTCTTCCAAGAAGGTGATGCTCCCATGTGCTCATGAGAGGGCTAATGCTTTTGTGCGGGAAGATAATGAATCTTTTAAAGCATTAGATTTTGAACAAATTGTTGTTGAAGAGTATGCTAGTGAGGGCATTGAAAGAAACTCCAAGTTGGATGATGGTGTACTTGACAAGACAGATTGTCAGGTTGCTGAGGATAAGCAGGAGGTCTTTGTGGAAAGCAATGAAAATGTTTCTGGAAACATTAAAGAGAAACATGGGCATGACCTCTCTGGTGGTGACAGAACCAGTCCAATCGCCTTAGAAGAAAGTATTATGGATAAAGTTGGAAGCGACTCAAAAACTGAAGATA CTGCTGGTGAACTTGTTCAAAACTTTTCTTCCTTCGAGCTCCCTCATGTAATGAGCAAGG TAGGGGATCAACTTCAAGATAAATTCAAATTACCAGTTGAAGGCATAAATCTACATGAAAGAGATGAGGCATTGGTGCATGGAGACCAAAATTTATCCTTTAATTTGGTTGGTGTTCTGGAAGAGCACACATTGCAAGCTCGTACGAAAGTTTTTTCAAATCCTGAAAGTTCTATGGTTGCCATGATTGGCGAAACAGAGTCGGGGTCTATTTCTAGTTCTGACTTTGCAAAAATGCAAGATGTAAATGAGAACGAATATGAAGTTCCTTCAAGTACAGCGGTGTCTGTAGACAGTGAAGTTCTACAATCTGTTCTCCAACTGGATCAAGTGACTTGTGGTAATCCTGACATACACAAGAAAGCTTCTGAAGTAAAGAAGAGACGTCCTTCTTTGGCTTCAGAAGACTCTATGTACACAAATGACAATGCTAATAAGGATTCTAGTGGTGTTCTTGAAGAGCATGCAGTGGCAGCAAGTGTGAGGGGTTGTTCAAATCATGAAAGTTCTACGGATTCAAAGGTGGATGAGAGACAGTCAGGGTCTATTTCTAATTTTGATCTGGCAAAAATGCAAGATGTGAATGACAACAAGTCTCAAGGTCCTTCAAAAATGTTGTTGTCTGTAGATAGTGAAGTTCTAAAAAAGGATGCTTCTTTGGAGATGAAGAGATGTACATCCTTTTCTTCAAATGACTGTATCCACATGGATGACAATACCAATATGGATGGTAATGCTGGAATACTGGATAGTGCTGTAAATTATGGAAGTGCGAATTCAAAAACTGAGTCTAATTTAGATAATGTTGGTGATTGCTTGGTTGGAGGTGAACTGATTCATCGTAGTAGCTGGGGTCATGGCATTATTTTGAGCAACGACATTGAAAGTGACAGAGTGCCACAAATCGAAGCTGGCTTGGCTGGAACCAATGAGATAGCTGATACTTACAGTATTAGAAAAGTCAAACTATCTGCCGATAACTATTGTGCCAAACCTCAAATGCGTTCAG GAAATGACAGTCTAGATGAGGGTACAACCTTTCAAGAAGACAATGCTGTGTTAGAGAGTAAAGCAGAGACCGGTATAGTGGAGAAAGCTTACTTGGATACCATGAATAGCACGAATGTGGATATAAATGCAACTTTCAGAGAAAATGCTGAAGGGCTACCTGATTTCCAGAAAG ATAATAGGGCTTTAATGCATGCTGTTGAGTCTGAAATTTTCACTCGCTGGGAGATGAATACAGTATTTGGGAATGCAGAACAAGATGAAGCTAAAAAACCAGATGAAAAGCAACTTGCTAATGCTCCACTCACAGAAGAGCGTATTTTGGAAGTTAATGAAAGATGTAGGGAGCAAGATACTGCATCTGCTATTATCCAAGAGTATATTGATCGTGAGAAAGCTATGGATGAATATTTTGAGGTCAAGAGTTCTATCGATTCCACCTGCAAAGCAATATTCACTGAAGCTTCTAGGACTGGCGACTCTGTTTATGCTGGTTTAGATAAATGCAGAAATTCAGGAGTTGAAGAGGGAGCTTGTGTAATGACCAGTGGTTCAGAAGGTTCCGATATGGCGTTTACTGAACGGATGGTCGAGTTTTACAAGAATGTCCCTGCTTTGGGTGTTTGCATTGATGTTGCAAATGGGAGATCAAATGAggtttcagaaactccattgcAATTAGATGAATTCAATTTTGGAAGCGTTGGAGAGCTGGATAAACGTGCTTCTGTTGCTTCAGGTGATTCGATATCCACAGATGACGAAACTGCAGAAAGAATAGCAAATGTCGGGAAGATGGAGGTTAAATCTAGCTGCAAGGAGTGTCCTTTCAGGACTGACAATAGTGAAGCTGATGGTACTGAATTCTTGTATGGCCATAGAAATGGTGAAGTTGGTTCAAATGAAGTTGATATTAGAACCGTGAGAGAAATAATTGGTATTCAGAATGTTGATGATGCTACTAAGTTAGTAGAACTTATGTCGGATGGTGGCAATTTATCAGAAGAAAGAAACTCATTAGATGTCAATTCATTTTCTGTCATTTCGTCTAGCATGGATAGTTTTGGGCCAG ACAATGGTCCTGAAAAGCaaggtgaaaattttggaatGGAAGAAAGAGTCTCAGTTGATTCTCCCGTTACTGCTAGTCATG AAGATACAGACTTGGAGTTAAATGTTGGCTCACCTATGTTCACCAGTCTTGAGATCAAAGAGATTTTCCACGGTGATAAAATAGATGGCACCGTGAAATCAGATCCAGAAATGCCAAATGTCAATTCAATGATTGAAGATGGTAGTGATgtgaagaaaaggaaagaaagtgaTGTTGGTACTGCACAAGTTGTTGCAGGTCAACATGATAATCCTAAGCGTATTTTTGAGGAAATTGAGGAGCTAAAGCCCGCTCGAAAAAAGGATACTCAGTGCCATGCCGATTCTCCTATTAGCGATTTTTCAAGTTGTG gagATGGCACAAGAGATGAATGTCAGGACCTCGATGCGGTGCTTATAAAAGACAATAAGGGTAGTGAGGAtgtgaaggaagaagaagaaaaagttctGGAAATTCCTCTAGTGTTTGTAGAGCAACGTGACAATCTTGGTCAAAAAATGGGAGAGGAAGTTCCAAAATCCACATACACTCCTGTTTCAGATGAGAACGCCTCTGTAAATGAAATACCAAAGGAGAAAGATGATGAGACTGGTAGTATTGAATACTCTAGAGTCCACAGAAGTACAGGCAAAATATCAACTGATTCTAAGATCAGTGGCATCAATTCTTGTCCTTTTGATGTGCCTGCACCAAGAAGTGATCTGAACCCTGACGTTGAAGGTACTGTGGATCAAGAACCCACATATGCAAGTTCAGCTTTGAGAGAAG GTGATTCCATATCTGCGGATGACAAAACTACAGAAAGAATAGAAAACTTCAGGAAGATGGATTCAGAATCAAGTTCCAACGTTATCCATTTTGATTCTCAGGAGCAATTTAATTTTGATGCTTCTG GAAATGATCCCGAAAGGAGGAATCTGCCTATGCAAGGTGACAAATTTGGAATTGCAGAAAGAGTCTCTGCTGATTCTCCAGCTATTGCTTCTAGTCATG AAAATGAAGCCTCGAAGTTGAATGTTGCCGCGCCTTTATTCACCAGTTTTGAGATGGAGTTTTTCCAAGATGACAACATAGATATCATTTTGAAATCAGATCCAGAGATGTCAAATGTCAATTCAATGATTGAAGATCACAAGGATGTgaagaaagggaaagaaagtgATGTTGGTACTGCACCAGTTGCTGCAGGTCAACATGGTGATCCTGTGCGTAATTTAGAGGAAGTTAAGGAGCTAAGGTCCGCCCAGAAAATGGATAGTAATTGCCATGCCGATTCTCCTATTACTGATTTTTCAAGCTGTG TTGTACTAGGGCTTATCAATGCCAATGAAGCTGGTGAGGatgtgaaagaaaaaatagaaaatgtccAGGGAACTGCACAAGTTTCTGCAGAGCAACGTGGAGATGGTAGGGAAAGAATGGCAGAGGAAGTTCGGGGATCCACTCTTTCTCCTATGTCAGATGAGATCACCTTTGTAGGTGGACTAAAGGAGGAAGGTGATGAGACTGGTGATATTGATGCTAAGATGAGCGGCATCAGTTATGGTCCTTTTGATATCCTTGCAGCAAGTGATCCAAACCCTGTTGTTGATGATAGTGTGGATCAATGTCTCGCATCTCCATATTTTGTTTCGAAACAAG ATAAGTCGGGATCACCTAAGAAAGAATGTTGGAAGCAAGATATGAAGGACAGTAAAATTGTTTCTTGTGCCGCAAGGTTGGAGAAGAAAGAGAATTTGATCCCTAGTACCCCCATGAGTGTGGTGAATACTTTGTATATGAAGGAAAATTTcagaagcacaaaggttgatcGATTTACCAAGTCGGCAGCGGAAACTCTGAAACCTCGGAGGGCATTGGAGGATCTCGGGAAGAAGTAG